A portion of the uncultured Bacteroides sp. genome contains these proteins:
- a CDS encoding sigma-54 dependent transcriptional regulator, giving the protein MTKSILIIEDDITFGMMLKTWLEKKGFQVSSVSNIARAQKQIDLQNVDLILSDLRLPDHDGIYLLEWMIEKKIKTPLIIMTGYADIQSAVQAIKLGAKDYIAKPVNPEELLKKINEAFQMEGMPKEQPPISVPEAKNKQNFLEGESDAAKQLYNYVALVAPTNMSVLIIGASGTGKEYVAQRIHQLSKRNEYPFIAIDCGAIPKELAASEFFGHIKGSFTGAIADKDGAFVAANGGTLFLDEIGNLSYETQVQLLRALQERKIRPMGSNEEIAVDIRLVAATNENLEEAIERGSFREDLFHRINEFTLRIPNLKDRKEDILLFANFFLDRANKELNKQLIGFDAKASSTLQDYHWPGNLRQMQNVIKRATLLAQGNFITLAELASELSDTPTTSPTLSLRNEESEKEQILEAIKQSGNNKSKAAQMLGIDRKTLYNKLKLHDIKL; this is encoded by the coding sequence ATGACAAAATCCATATTAATCATTGAAGATGACATCACATTCGGAATGATGCTAAAAACCTGGCTAGAGAAAAAAGGATTTCAGGTATCTTCCGTCAGCAACATTGCTCGTGCCCAAAAGCAGATAGATCTGCAAAACGTGGATTTAATATTATCCGATCTTCGCCTACCCGATCATGACGGGATCTACTTGCTAGAATGGATGATCGAAAAGAAAATAAAAACTCCGCTCATCATCATGACCGGATACGCTGATATACAATCTGCCGTGCAGGCCATTAAACTTGGTGCGAAAGACTACATAGCCAAGCCTGTGAATCCGGAAGAACTTCTCAAGAAAATCAACGAGGCCTTTCAAATGGAGGGTATGCCGAAAGAACAACCGCCTATCTCGGTACCCGAGGCAAAAAATAAGCAGAACTTTCTTGAAGGAGAGAGCGATGCAGCTAAACAGTTGTATAATTATGTGGCTTTAGTAGCTCCAACCAATATGTCCGTGCTCATCATAGGTGCCAGTGGCACAGGAAAAGAATATGTGGCACAGCGCATTCATCAACTTAGCAAACGCAATGAATACCCTTTTATTGCTATCGACTGCGGCGCTATACCGAAAGAATTGGCTGCATCCGAGTTCTTTGGACATATAAAAGGTTCTTTCACCGGAGCTATAGCCGATAAAGATGGTGCTTTTGTTGCCGCCAACGGTGGAACACTGTTTCTTGATGAAATAGGTAACCTCAGCTATGAAACACAAGTGCAATTGCTTCGGGCCTTACAAGAACGAAAAATACGCCCAATGGGGTCTAACGAAGAAATAGCCGTGGACATCCGCTTGGTAGCTGCCACAAACGAGAATCTTGAAGAAGCGATTGAGAGAGGAAGCTTTCGTGAAGACCTTTTTCACCGAATAAATGAATTTACCCTACGCATCCCCAACCTAAAAGATCGTAAAGAAGATATTCTTCTATTTGCCAACTTCTTTTTAGATCGTGCCAACAAGGAGTTGAATAAACAACTTATCGGATTCGATGCCAAAGCCTCTTCGACATTGCAAGATTATCACTGGCCGGGAAACCTGAGACAGATGCAAAATGTGATCAAGCGGGCTACTCTGCTTGCACAAGGAAACTTCATCACTCTTGCAGAGCTGGCTAGCGAACTATCAGACACCCCTACAACCTCTCCCACTCTTTCGCTTCGCAATGAAGAGAGTGAGAAAGAACAGATACTCGAAGCAATTAAACAAAGCGGGAATAATAAGAGCAAAGCGGCTCAAATGCTTGGAATTGACCGGAAAACGTTATATAATAAACTAAAACTTCACGATATCAAATTATGA
- a CDS encoding TetR/AcrR family transcriptional regulator, with translation MTVSKTKAKLVDVARQLFAKMGVENTTMNDIAIASKKGRRTLYTYFKSKEEIYLAVVESELEILSDMMKQVAEKHVSPDEKIIEMIYTRLEAVKEVVYRNGTLRANFFRDIWKVEKVRKRFDAKEIQLFRSVLQEGKDKGVFIIDNVEMTAILVHYCVKGIEVPYIRGNVGSNLDVMTRKKYVANIVFGALRRTDINK, from the coding sequence ATGACAGTATCAAAAACCAAAGCTAAATTAGTAGATGTTGCCCGTCAGCTCTTTGCGAAGATGGGAGTGGAGAATACCACTATGAATGACATTGCTATTGCTTCTAAAAAAGGGAGAAGGACTCTTTATACTTATTTTAAAAGTAAAGAGGAAATTTATCTGGCTGTAGTAGAATCTGAATTAGAAATTCTTTCGGATATGATGAAGCAAGTTGCAGAAAAACATGTTTCGCCGGATGAAAAGATCATAGAAATGATTTATACTCGTTTAGAGGCGGTAAAAGAGGTTGTTTATCGGAATGGTACGCTCAGGGCAAACTTTTTTCGTGATATATGGAAAGTTGAAAAGGTGCGTAAAAGATTTGATGCCAAAGAAATTCAACTATTTAGGTCAGTATTGCAAGAAGGGAAAGACAAGGGTGTATTTATAATTGATAATGTGGAAATGACAGCCATATTAGTGCATTATTGTGTTAAAGGTATTGAAGTACCTTATATCCGTGGTAATGTGGGATCTAATTTGGATGTGATGACACGCAAGAAATATGTGGCCAACATTGTGTTTGGCGCACTACGTAGAACTGATATTAATAAATAA
- a CDS encoding HAD family hydrolase, translated as MNFTDRKYILMDLDGTITDPAIGITKSVQYALTHFDIFVEDRTLLYPFIGPPLKESFMEYYHLTEEQATIAINKYREYFADKGIYENEVYDGMEMFLQTCCEQGKTLFVATSKPTPFAEKVLEHFHLKHYFKAVYGSNLDGTCSAKEEVIRHALSSQQIKDASEVVMIGDRKHDIEGAKRNGLNSIGVLYGYGSYKELTEAGADSIVNDIAALQQVIIG; from the coding sequence ATGAACTTCACTGACAGAAAGTACATATTAATGGATCTGGATGGAACAATCACCGATCCTGCTATAGGAATCACCAAGTCTGTGCAGTATGCACTAACCCATTTCGACATTTTTGTTGAGGACAGAACACTACTCTATCCATTCATCGGCCCTCCTCTAAAAGAATCATTCATGGAATATTACCACCTCACGGAAGAGCAGGCAACCATTGCCATCAATAAATACAGAGAATACTTTGCCGATAAAGGCATTTATGAAAATGAGGTATATGATGGAATGGAAATGTTTTTGCAAACATGTTGTGAACAGGGCAAAACATTGTTCGTGGCTACTTCCAAACCAACCCCTTTTGCAGAAAAAGTTCTGGAGCATTTCCACCTCAAGCACTATTTCAAGGCTGTGTATGGCAGTAATTTAGACGGTACCTGTTCGGCAAAAGAAGAAGTCATCCGGCATGCCCTTTCTTCTCAGCAAATTAAAGACGCAAGCGAGGTGGTAATGATTGGAGATCGTAAACACGATATAGAAGGAGCAAAAAGAAATGGACTAAACTCCATAGGAGTGCTTTACGGCTATGGAAGCTACAAAGAATTAACAGAAGCAGGTGCAGATAGCATAGTAAATGATATCGCAGCGTTACAACAAGTAATAATAGGCTAA
- a CDS encoding MATE family efflux transporter translates to MNETSHKLKERGHYKALLFLGIPIVIGQLGVILLSFADTLMIGHHSTLELGAASFVNNVFNLGIIFSTGFSYGLTPVVGELYGTRRFAAAGQALKASLLANFLVGLFVTLILYLLYLNIEHLGQPEELLPLIKPYYVVLLISMVFIMLFNAFKQFADGITDTKTAMWILLGGNLMNIIGNYFLIYGKWGAPELGLLGAGISTLASRIAMLLVFLWIFFRTSHFAPYKAGFLKLGILRTNFRRLNALGWPIGLQMGMETASFNLSAIMIGWIGTYALAAHQIMCTISTFAFLMYYGMGAAVAVRVSHFRGQNDWVNVRRAAYAGLRIILIMALVLSVILFLFRNQMGGWFTDSQEVSTIVVSLMLPMLLYQFGDGLQITFANALRGVSDVKPMMWIAFVSYFIISLPAGYFFGFVLHWGAMGVWMALPFGLTSAGIMFWLRFKIHAKRKE, encoded by the coding sequence ATGAATGAGACGAGTCACAAGCTGAAAGAGAGAGGCCATTATAAGGCATTGCTATTTTTAGGGATACCTATTGTTATCGGACAGTTGGGGGTGATCCTTCTCAGTTTTGCTGATACGTTGATGATTGGTCATCACAGCACACTTGAACTGGGTGCTGCCTCTTTTGTCAACAATGTGTTTAATCTCGGAATCATTTTTAGCACAGGCTTTTCTTATGGGCTGACTCCTGTTGTGGGCGAATTGTACGGAACACGCCGGTTTGCTGCTGCGGGGCAGGCATTAAAGGCCAGTTTGCTAGCCAACTTCTTGGTAGGGCTGTTCGTTACGTTGATTCTTTACCTTCTTTATCTGAATATAGAGCATCTCGGACAGCCGGAAGAATTGTTGCCATTGATAAAACCCTATTATGTAGTGTTGCTCATATCGATGGTTTTTATTATGCTTTTCAATGCTTTCAAGCAGTTTGCCGATGGAATAACAGACACGAAGACTGCCATGTGGATATTGCTGGGAGGTAATCTAATGAATATTATCGGCAATTATTTCTTGATTTACGGAAAATGGGGTGCGCCCGAACTTGGATTGCTTGGTGCCGGCATCAGTACCTTGGCTTCACGTATTGCGATGCTTCTGGTGTTCCTTTGGATATTTTTTCGGACTAGTCACTTTGCGCCTTACAAAGCAGGTTTTCTCAAACTCGGTATACTTCGTACCAATTTCCGTCGCTTGAATGCTTTGGGCTGGCCCATTGGATTGCAGATGGGCATGGAGACAGCTTCTTTCAATTTAAGTGCCATCATGATTGGGTGGATAGGAACTTATGCTTTGGCAGCGCATCAGATAATGTGCACTATTTCTACCTTTGCTTTTTTAATGTATTATGGCATGGGGGCTGCTGTGGCAGTTCGCGTAAGTCATTTTCGTGGACAAAACGATTGGGTCAATGTTCGTCGGGCAGCTTATGCCGGTTTGCGCATCATACTGATTATGGCTTTAGTCCTTTCCGTTATCCTTTTTCTCTTTAGAAATCAGATGGGCGGATGGTTTACTGATAGCCAAGAAGTGTCGACTATTGTCGTGTCACTTATGTTGCCGATGCTACTCTATCAGTTTGGCGATGGGCTTCAAATTACTTTTGCAAATGCTCTTCGAGGTGTCTCGGACGTTAAACCGATGATGTGGATTGCTTTTGTCTCCTATTTTATTATATCTTTGCCAGCAGGCTATTTTTTCGGCTTCGTGCTTCATTGGGGTGCGATGGGCGTTTGGATGGCTTTGCCTTTCGGTCTTACCAGTGCCGGAATAATGTTTTGGCTTAGATTCAAAATCCATGCAAAGCGTAAAGAATGA
- a CDS encoding peptidylprolyl isomerase, translated as MKKNLALLLIILIGGFTACRSGQKKDGKMENKQGTMLKIETSMGDIIVKLYDETPKHRDNFIKLAKESTYEGTLFHRVIKDFMIQAGDPDSKEAPKGKMLGSGDVGYTIPAEFVYPKYFHKKGALSAARQGDDVNPKKESSGCQFYIVTGKVYNDSTLLSMEKKMNEGKLTSIFNALAQKHMKDIYKMRKTNDQEGLYQLQEKIYAQAEAEAAKQPDFHFTPEQVKAYTTVGGTPHLDNQYTVFGEVVEGMDVVDKIQQVKTDRSDRPVDDVKIIKVSLID; from the coding sequence ATGAAAAAGAATTTAGCGTTACTATTAATTATACTGATAGGCGGTTTTACAGCATGCCGTTCAGGACAAAAGAAAGATGGAAAGATGGAAAATAAACAAGGAACTATGTTAAAGATTGAGACAAGCATGGGTGATATTATCGTGAAGTTATATGATGAAACGCCCAAACACAGAGATAATTTCATAAAGTTAGCAAAAGAATCTACTTATGAAGGAACGTTGTTCCATCGGGTAATCAAGGACTTCATGATTCAGGCCGGAGACCCGGATTCTAAAGAAGCACCGAAAGGAAAAATGCTTGGCTCGGGCGATGTGGGTTATACTATTCCTGCCGAATTCGTCTACCCGAAATATTTCCATAAAAAAGGAGCACTCTCGGCTGCTCGTCAGGGCGATGATGTGAATCCTAAAAAAGAATCATCCGGTTGCCAATTCTATATTGTTACAGGTAAAGTATACAATGACTCTACTCTTCTTAGCATGGAAAAGAAGATGAATGAGGGTAAGCTCACTTCTATCTTTAATGCTTTGGCACAAAAACACATGAAGGATATCTATAAGATGCGTAAAACCAATGATCAGGAAGGTCTTTATCAGTTGCAAGAGAAAATCTATGCGCAGGCTGAGGCTGAAGCGGCGAAACAACCTGATTTCCATTTCACTCCTGAGCAAGTAAAGGCTTACACAACAGTGGGTGGAACACCTCATTTGGATAATCAATATACTGTTTTTGGTGAGGTAGTTGAAGGCATGGATGTGGTTGACAAGATTCAACAAGTGAAAACAGATCGTAGTGACCGCCCCGTAGATGATGTGAAGATCATCAAAGTTTCTCTTATCGATTAA
- a CDS encoding pitrilysin family protein has protein sequence MLTINKHVFSNGLKLVHSQDTSTQMVALNILYNVGAKDEDPEHTGFAHLFEHLMFGGSVNIADFDAPLQLAGGDNNAWTNNDITNYYLTVPKQNVEIGFWLESDRMLSLDFNPKSLDVQRGVVIEEFKQRCLNQPYGDVSHLLRPLAYKVHPYQWPTIGKVPEHVANATLDEVKSFFFSFYAPNNAVLAVTGNISFEEAVRLSEKWFAPIPRRELRERKLPVEPIQTEERRLVVERNVPLDSLFMAFHMPDRLHPDYYAYDILSDVLSNGRSSRLNRNLVHDKNIFSSIDAYIAGTVDAGLFHLSGKPAAGVSLEQAESAIWEELERLKTELVDAEELEKVKNKFESTQIFGNINYLNVATNLAWFEMLSCAEDMEKEVEQYRAVTAEQLTIVAKIAFRHENCSVLHYKKSG, from the coding sequence ATGCTAACAATAAACAAACATGTTTTTTCGAATGGATTGAAGTTGGTACATTCGCAAGATACGAGCACTCAGATGGTGGCCCTCAACATTCTTTATAATGTGGGAGCAAAAGATGAAGACCCTGAACATACAGGGTTTGCACATCTTTTTGAGCACTTGATGTTTGGTGGATCAGTGAATATTGCCGATTTTGATGCTCCTTTGCAGTTAGCCGGTGGAGACAATAATGCTTGGACCAACAATGACATTACGAACTATTATCTCACGGTACCCAAACAGAATGTTGAAATAGGTTTTTGGCTAGAGTCCGATCGCATGCTGAGTCTTGATTTTAACCCAAAGAGTTTGGATGTGCAACGGGGTGTGGTGATAGAGGAGTTCAAACAGCGTTGCCTGAATCAGCCTTATGGAGATGTCAGTCACCTGCTAAGGCCATTGGCATACAAAGTTCATCCCTATCAGTGGCCTACTATCGGCAAAGTGCCCGAGCATGTGGCCAATGCTACATTGGATGAAGTGAAAAGTTTCTTTTTCAGTTTCTATGCGCCCAACAATGCTGTGTTGGCTGTAACCGGAAATATATCCTTTGAGGAAGCTGTACGTTTGAGCGAAAAGTGGTTTGCACCCATTCCTCGCAGAGAACTGCGTGAAAGGAAGCTTCCTGTTGAACCGATACAGACAGAAGAGAGGCGATTGGTAGTGGAGCGTAACGTGCCGCTTGATTCTCTTTTTATGGCGTTTCACATGCCCGACCGCTTGCATCCCGATTATTATGCTTACGATATTCTATCGGATGTGCTTAGTAACGGACGCTCTAGCCGACTGAACCGTAACTTGGTGCACGACAAGAATATCTTTTCGAGCATTGATGCTTATATTGCAGGAACTGTGGATGCGGGTTTGTTTCATCTGAGTGGCAAGCCGGCAGCAGGGGTTTCGTTAGAACAAGCCGAGTCGGCTATCTGGGAAGAACTGGAGCGCCTTAAGACCGAACTTGTTGATGCAGAAGAACTGGAAAAGGTGAAAAACAAATTTGAATCGACCCAGATATTCGGCAATATTAATTATCTGAATGTTGCAACGAATCTTGCTTGGTTTGAGATGTTAAGTTGTGCTGAAGATATGGAAAAAGAAGTAGAACAGTACAGGGCTGTTACAGCAGAACAGTTAACTATTGTGGCCAAGATTGCTTTTCGTCACGAGAATTGTTCGGTACTTCATTATAAAAAGTCGGGATAA
- a CDS encoding RNA pseudouridine synthase: MTVVYEDNHIIVVNKTSSEIVQGDKTGDTPLSETIKQYLKEKYQKPGNVFVGVTHRLDRPVSGLVVFAKTSKALSRLNEMFKNSEVKKTYWAVVKECPKMPEGDLVHYLLRNEKQNKSYAYDKEVPNSKKAILHYKLIGQSQNYYLLEVDLKTGRHHQIRCQLAKMGCSIKGDLKYGSPRSNPDGSICLHARHIRFLHPVSKEEIALTAPVPEGNLWAGFNML, translated from the coding sequence ATGACTGTTGTTTACGAAGACAATCATATTATTGTAGTCAATAAAACAAGCTCCGAGATCGTTCAGGGAGACAAGACGGGTGATACTCCACTTTCAGAAACTATTAAGCAGTATCTGAAGGAGAAGTATCAGAAACCCGGAAATGTTTTTGTGGGTGTCACTCATCGTTTGGATCGTCCTGTGAGCGGTCTTGTTGTTTTTGCAAAAACCAGTAAGGCTCTTTCTCGCCTGAACGAAATGTTTAAGAATAGCGAGGTGAAGAAGACTTATTGGGCTGTGGTTAAGGAATGTCCGAAGATGCCGGAGGGTGATTTGGTGCATTATCTGCTACGCAATGAAAAGCAAAATAAGAGTTATGCTTATGATAAAGAGGTGCCTAATTCAAAAAAAGCCATTCTTCACTACAAGCTTATCGGACAGTCTCAGAATTACTACCTGCTTGAGGTTGATTTGAAAACCGGACGACATCACCAGATACGTTGCCAGCTAGCTAAAATGGGCTGTTCCATTAAAGGTGATTTGAAATATGGTTCTCCTCGCTCCAACCCAGACGGAAGTATTTGCCTTCATGCCCGTCATATTCGCTTTCTACACCCGGTTTCTAAAGAGGAGATTGCACTGACTGCTCCTGTTCCTGAAGGAAATTTGTGGGCTGGATTTAATATGCTGTAA
- the fabG gene encoding 3-oxoacyl-[acyl-carrier-protein] reductase translates to MGLLSGKTAIVTGAARGIGKAIALKFASEGADIAFTDLAIDENAHNTEKEIAALGVKVKGYASNAANYADTMAVVDEIVKDFGRVDVLVNNAGITRDASFKRMTEEQWDLVINVNLKSAFNFIKAVQPVMNKQKSGSIINMASVVGVSGNAGQANYSASKAGMIALAKSIAKELGPRDIRANAIAPGFIITEMTAVLSEEVKAEWAKQIPLRRGGTPEDVANVATFLASDLSSYVTGQVIHCCGGMNM, encoded by the coding sequence ATGGGATTATTAAGTGGGAAAACAGCCATTGTAACTGGTGCTGCACGCGGCATTGGTAAGGCTATTGCGTTAAAATTTGCTTCTGAAGGAGCTGATATTGCATTTACCGATTTAGCAATTGACGAAAATGCGCATAATACAGAGAAAGAAATTGCTGCTTTGGGAGTAAAAGTAAAAGGATATGCTTCAAATGCTGCAAACTATGCAGATACGATGGCAGTCGTTGACGAAATAGTGAAAGACTTTGGCCGGGTAGACGTATTGGTTAACAATGCCGGCATCACTCGTGATGCTTCGTTCAAACGAATGACTGAGGAGCAATGGGATTTGGTTATTAATGTAAACCTAAAATCTGCGTTCAACTTTATTAAAGCCGTTCAGCCAGTAATGAATAAGCAAAAATCAGGAAGTATTATCAATATGGCTTCTGTAGTCGGTGTGTCGGGTAATGCCGGACAAGCAAATTATTCTGCTTCTAAAGCGGGTATGATTGCTTTGGCTAAGTCTATTGCTAAAGAGCTTGGGCCTCGCGATATTCGCGCCAATGCTATTGCTCCCGGTTTCATCATCACTGAGATGACGGCTGTTCTTTCTGAAGAGGTGAAGGCTGAATGGGCTAAGCAGATTCCTTTGCGCCGTGGTGGTACGCCTGAAGACGTGGCTAACGTTGCTACTTTCCTGGCATCTGATTTATCTTCTTATGTTACCGGACAGGTTATTCACTGCTGTGGTGGTATGAATATGTAA